From the genome of Streptomyces sp. NBC_01341, one region includes:
- a CDS encoding AAWKG family protein (Members of this family are unrelated to eukaryotic Tcp10, although some members contain a repetitive region similar to a C-terminal repeat region of Tcp10.): MADRYDPNSAANLDKFDNAGDPSTDTWATLVTHITGYPVPDRSTVFDTLRSDHGGKLFRMDIKERSLSLLVKDSGFLTNKGEDYDIWFFDSGKKRSIMQARIVFEGRVKAGEEIIFAGPGSDNVHDAQVREGNEFTDYNKDKMSTIPLARYMNGPRAALLGLLGGSTQDARFSSLGVPGADVVDLNSFNTTGDSFDFAAKFFKDHAVVLKDWEDRFGRDDASWKGEAAEVFRSLLKKIRENYDSYVETFNSSVGTGDETGTGNTVYSRALSLGRTYLEDSATTLLDAWLAWAKSSYYDPHQVLRYVLDELAQWVDANNVAKTDIKSYSNRYTTTVSHSPQGGFSQVHPEYGDLSDIANWAKVGDKAVKIWTQGVDEYLGKPAAQVQSGLNNHFLDLGADFSENVPKPKSTSTASDEYEKKKLKEEQDEIKRQNEENRKYQDELREEQERQREEDKKYQDELREEQERQREEDKKYQDELREEQNRQRDEDKKYQDELREEQRKEQEEAKRLQEDLRNEQNQQRDEDKKYQDELREEQRKEQEEAKREAEEQQKAVQESLGGLNDPNGVGEQNLDSLLNSNIPVTESTGNLGDLNGDQQGGGGPVAQSLGNLGGINGGPGGTNKAAGDANEAITQNLGNLGDLNGGAGGSVDTPTGGSTQLTDGNLTTEFPDGSTSTFDPDSGLVTTTHPDGSVTTQDLGDGTRLTNPDGSVTSLGDDGRLTTTFPDGTTQVVDPATGQVTSTAPDGTTTTQNLGSPGNLNGQNGPGDLGDLGDIDSGVTTESLGDLGNLNADRSALETPTGGHTALDNGDFTTTFPNGGEGAFDPDSGMFTSTSPDGSTVTTDLTHGAKVTNPDGSVTSLDDGRLSTTFPDGSKQVIDPDTGIATVTDPQGRTETVDLHDLNTRSNSGSDFLDGLGNLGGPTGSDGLGGLDGVGGGGSTTRDVPFSELGVGGGQVSAGASVGGGLVAGSSALGGGPVAPLSDGVAGGAGTSLIPAAGAGTPGAPGTPGSPGMPMGGGMGGMGGGGEKGNGERVRAVLVDAAEESERRNRRRRSPWNRQEDSDTFLTPASRVATTGGESREEEAEPGRRATTSADYLEEDADVWGTEEGGTPAVIGR; this comes from the coding sequence GTGGCCGATCGGTACGATCCCAACTCCGCCGCCAACCTCGACAAGTTCGACAACGCCGGCGACCCCTCGACCGATACCTGGGCCACTCTGGTCACCCACATCACGGGCTATCCGGTGCCGGACCGCAGCACCGTCTTCGACACGCTCCGGTCCGACCACGGCGGCAAGCTGTTCCGGATGGACATCAAGGAGCGCAGTCTCAGCCTGCTCGTCAAGGACTCCGGGTTCCTGACGAACAAGGGCGAGGACTATGACATCTGGTTCTTCGACAGCGGCAAGAAGCGGTCCATCATGCAGGCCCGGATCGTGTTCGAGGGCCGTGTGAAGGCGGGCGAGGAGATCATCTTCGCCGGTCCCGGCTCGGACAACGTCCACGACGCGCAGGTCCGCGAGGGCAACGAGTTCACGGACTACAACAAGGACAAGATGAGCACCATCCCGCTCGCCCGGTACATGAACGGGCCGCGGGCGGCGCTTCTCGGGCTGCTGGGCGGCAGCACGCAGGATGCCCGGTTCAGCAGCCTGGGCGTGCCCGGGGCCGATGTGGTGGACCTGAACTCCTTCAACACCACAGGTGATTCATTCGACTTCGCCGCCAAGTTCTTCAAGGACCACGCGGTGGTGCTGAAGGACTGGGAGGACCGCTTCGGCCGGGACGACGCCAGCTGGAAGGGCGAGGCGGCTGAGGTCTTCCGCAGTCTGCTGAAGAAGATCCGAGAGAACTACGACAGTTACGTCGAGACCTTCAACTCCAGCGTCGGCACCGGGGACGAGACCGGCACGGGCAACACGGTGTACTCGCGTGCCCTGTCCCTGGGCCGCACGTATCTGGAGGACTCGGCGACCACACTGCTGGACGCGTGGCTGGCCTGGGCCAAGTCCTCGTACTACGACCCGCACCAGGTGCTGCGCTACGTCCTGGACGAACTGGCGCAGTGGGTGGACGCCAACAACGTGGCCAAGACGGACATCAAGTCGTACTCGAACCGCTACACCACGACCGTCAGCCACAGCCCGCAGGGCGGCTTCTCCCAGGTGCATCCGGAGTACGGCGACCTCAGCGACATCGCGAACTGGGCGAAGGTCGGCGACAAGGCGGTCAAGATCTGGACCCAGGGCGTGGACGAGTACCTGGGCAAGCCCGCCGCCCAGGTGCAGTCGGGCCTGAACAACCACTTCCTCGATCTGGGCGCCGACTTCTCCGAGAACGTCCCGAAGCCGAAGTCGACGAGCACGGCCTCGGACGAGTACGAGAAGAAGAAGCTCAAGGAGGAACAGGACGAGATCAAGCGCCAGAACGAGGAGAACCGGAAGTACCAGGACGAGCTGCGCGAGGAGCAGGAGCGGCAGCGCGAGGAGGACAAGAAGTACCAGGACGAGCTGCGCGAGGAGCAGGAGCGGCAGCGCGAGGAGGACAAGAAGTACCAGGACGAGCTGCGCGAGGAGCAGAACCGGCAGCGTGACGAGGACAAGAAGTACCAGGACGAGCTCCGCGAGGAGCAGCGCAAGGAGCAGGAGGAGGCCAAGCGCCTCCAGGAGGACCTGCGGAACGAGCAGAACCAGCAGCGCGACGAGGACAAGAAGTACCAGGACGAGCTCCGCGAGGAGCAGCGCAAGGAGCAGGAGGAGGCCAAGCGCGAGGCCGAGGAACAGCAGAAGGCCGTGCAGGAGAGCCTCGGCGGGCTGAACGACCCGAACGGGGTCGGCGAGCAGAACCTCGACTCGCTGCTGAACAGCAACATCCCGGTCACGGAGAGCACGGGCAACCTGGGCGACCTGAACGGGGACCAGCAGGGCGGCGGCGGTCCGGTCGCACAGAGCCTGGGCAACCTCGGGGGGATCAACGGGGGTCCGGGCGGGACGAACAAGGCCGCCGGCGACGCCAACGAGGCCATCACCCAGAACCTCGGCAACCTCGGGGACCTGAACGGGGGTGCGGGCGGCTCCGTCGACACCCCGACCGGGGGCAGCACCCAGCTCACCGACGGGAACCTCACCACCGAATTCCCCGACGGGTCCACCAGTACGTTCGACCCGGACAGCGGACTGGTCACCACCACGCACCCGGACGGCAGCGTGACCACGCAGGACCTGGGCGACGGCACCCGGCTGACCAACCCGGACGGTTCCGTCACCTCCCTCGGCGACGACGGCCGACTGACCACGACCTTCCCCGACGGGACGACCCAGGTCGTCGACCCCGCCACCGGCCAGGTCACCTCCACTGCCCCCGACGGCACCACCACCACGCAGAACCTCGGCAGTCCCGGGAACCTGAACGGCCAGAACGGCCCCGGCGACCTGGGGGACCTCGGCGACATCGACTCCGGCGTCACGACGGAGTCGCTCGGTGACCTGGGGAACCTGAACGCCGACCGGTCCGCGCTGGAGACCCCCACCGGCGGGCACACCGCGCTCGACAACGGCGACTTCACCACCACGTTCCCCAACGGCGGTGAGGGCGCCTTCGACCCGGACAGCGGGATGTTCACCTCGACGAGCCCGGACGGCTCCACGGTGACGACCGACCTCACCCACGGGGCGAAGGTGACCAACCCTGACGGCTCCGTCACCTCACTGGACGACGGCCGGCTGTCCACGACCTTCCCGGACGGCAGCAAACAGGTCATCGACCCCGACACCGGTATCGCCACCGTCACCGATCCGCAGGGCAGGACGGAGACGGTGGACCTGCATGATCTCAATACGCGCAGCAACAGCGGTTCGGACTTCCTCGACGGACTCGGCAACCTCGGCGGCCCGACCGGATCCGACGGACTCGGCGGTCTCGACGGCGTGGGCGGTGGGGGTTCGACCACACGGGACGTGCCGTTCTCCGAACTGGGCGTCGGTGGCGGCCAGGTGAGCGCCGGGGCGTCCGTCGGCGGCGGCCTCGTGGCGGGCTCGTCCGCCCTGGGCGGCGGCCCGGTGGCCCCTCTCTCGGACGGCGTCGCAGGCGGCGCGGGCACCTCGCTGATCCCCGCCGCCGGGGCCGGCACCCCGGGAGCCCCGGGGACACCCGGCAGCCCGGGAATGCCCATGGGCGGCGGAATGGGCGGCATGGGAGGGGGCGGCGAAAAGGGCAACGGCGAGCGCGTTCGCGCCGTCCTGGTCGACGCGGCCGAGGAGAGCGAACGCCGCAACCGCCGCAGGCGCAGCCCGTGGAACCGGCAGGAGGACAGTGACACCTTCCTGACACCGGCGTCCCGGGTGGCGACGACCGGCGGCGAGTCCCGCGAGGAGGAGGCGGAGCCGGGCCGCAGGGCCACCACGTCCGCCGACTACCTGGAGGAGGACGCGGACGTGTGGGGCACCGAGGAGGGCGGCACTCCGGCCGTGATCGGGCGATGA
- a CDS encoding WXG100 family type VII secretion target: MADGIIDVQYSTVRHAIEELKDQTQQLITTLNNLEDELRPLVTSWEGDDQQMYRGVQAEWDQATKNMALLLGDSGELVQSIHDNHSRDERKSADNWGNVRAR; the protein is encoded by the coding sequence ATGGCTGACGGCATCATCGATGTGCAGTACTCCACGGTCCGGCACGCGATCGAGGAGCTGAAGGACCAGACCCAGCAGCTCATCACGACCCTCAACAACCTCGAGGACGAGCTGAGGCCGCTCGTGACCTCGTGGGAGGGTGACGACCAGCAGATGTACCGCGGGGTCCAGGCGGAGTGGGACCAGGCCACCAAGAACATGGCCCTCCTCCTCGGCGACAGCGGCGAGCTGGTGCAGAGCATCCACGACAACCACTCCCGTGACGAGCGCAAGAGCGCCGACAACTGGGGGAACGTCCGGGCCCGTTAG
- the eccB gene encoding type VII secretion protein EccB, with amino-acid sequence MQSKRDQVHAHSFMMGRLSSGLLTADPDAAESPLGRTTRGVVFGVLVTVLIGAGATVFGLLRPGGNDGWRDGEHLVVNRDTGARYLWTGTDGVLHPVRNYASARLIGGSDLATVDVATASLRDVPVGPPAGIPGAPDAVPGPGELDDGAWHMCVTGPDGALPSTSGAATGTGVDKPGATTVVAGAPLGAQGIGGGRGVLVVGPEETEYLVWRGSRLPLDRESDARNALGYGSEQPMPVSAAFLDALAPGPALKPPAVPGRGTEGPALGGEATRVGQLFKVSVPGGGSTYHLLQKGGLVPLTRLGAALVLGDPATQKDAYEGHSPEVRAVGADALRAHRAKDSSPAGSAELPDSPPAPQSAPRGTALCAQVDGGDGGTRIKSVLVPLSRLAPVVVSEGTAQPLAPACVRTDATVVRPGRGALVRALNASGAAHAGTTYLIAENGVKYRVPAKDALAALGYGAGDIGSVPAPMLAALPTGADLDPGAASGAADPRVTAPRCGTDEPPAEREPAGAAAATGRSGAAVASASVS; translated from the coding sequence GTGCAGTCCAAGCGCGACCAGGTGCATGCGCACAGCTTCATGATGGGCAGGCTCAGTTCGGGGCTGCTGACGGCCGATCCGGACGCCGCCGAGAGCCCGCTCGGGCGCACCACCCGGGGTGTGGTCTTCGGCGTCCTGGTGACCGTCCTGATCGGCGCGGGTGCGACCGTCTTCGGCCTGCTGCGCCCCGGCGGCAACGACGGCTGGCGCGACGGCGAGCACCTGGTGGTCAACCGTGACACCGGCGCCCGGTACCTCTGGACCGGCACCGACGGTGTTCTCCACCCCGTGCGCAACTACGCCTCCGCGCGGCTGATCGGCGGCTCCGACCTGGCGACCGTCGACGTGGCGACCGCCTCCCTGCGGGACGTTCCCGTGGGGCCGCCGGCGGGCATACCCGGCGCACCCGACGCGGTGCCCGGACCGGGCGAACTCGACGACGGCGCCTGGCACATGTGCGTCACCGGCCCGGACGGCGCGCTGCCCAGCACGTCCGGCGCGGCGACCGGCACCGGTGTGGACAAGCCCGGTGCCACCACCGTGGTCGCCGGCGCCCCGCTCGGCGCCCAGGGCATCGGCGGCGGCCGGGGAGTCCTCGTCGTCGGCCCGGAGGAGACCGAGTACCTGGTGTGGCGGGGCAGCAGGCTGCCGCTGGACCGCGAGTCCGACGCCCGCAACGCCCTCGGCTACGGCTCGGAGCAGCCGATGCCGGTCTCGGCGGCCTTCCTCGACGCGCTGGCACCCGGCCCCGCGCTGAAGCCGCCCGCGGTGCCGGGGCGCGGTACGGAAGGCCCCGCCCTGGGCGGCGAAGCCACCCGTGTCGGCCAGCTGTTCAAGGTGAGCGTGCCCGGCGGCGGCAGCACCTACCACCTGCTGCAGAAGGGCGGGCTCGTGCCGCTGACGCGCCTCGGCGCCGCCCTGGTGCTGGGTGACCCCGCCACGCAGAAGGACGCCTACGAGGGGCATTCGCCCGAGGTGCGGGCGGTAGGCGCGGACGCGCTGCGCGCACACCGGGCGAAGGACTCGTCGCCCGCGGGTTCCGCGGAGCTCCCGGACAGCCCGCCGGCCCCGCAGTCCGCGCCCCGCGGCACCGCGCTCTGCGCACAGGTGGACGGCGGCGACGGCGGCACCCGGATCAAGTCCGTGCTGGTCCCGCTGAGCCGCCTCGCGCCCGTCGTGGTGTCGGAGGGCACCGCCCAGCCACTCGCACCGGCCTGTGTCCGGACGGACGCCACGGTCGTACGGCCGGGACGCGGTGCCCTGGTGCGTGCCCTGAACGCCAGCGGTGCGGCGCACGCCGGGACCACCTACCTGATCGCGGAGAACGGCGTGAAGTACCGCGTTCCGGCCAAGGACGCGCTGGCCGCGCTCGGATACGGCGCGGGGGACATCGGCTCGGTCCCCGCGCCGATGCTGGCAGCCCTCCCGACCGGTGCCGACCTGGACCCCGGCGCCGCGTCGGGTGCCGCGGATCCCCGGGTCACGGCTCCGCGGTGCGGCACCGACGAGCCGCCGGCGGAGCGCGAGCCTGCCGGTGCGGCGGCCGCGACCGGCCGGTCCGGGGCCGCCGTCGCATCCGCTTCCGTGTCCTGA
- the eccD gene encoding type VII secretion integral membrane protein EccD produces MTDSAVAESCRLTVRAPSVTIDLAVPADVPVADLLPTLLRYVGEEAEEAGLDHAGWVLQRLGDAPLDEESTLARAGLTDGAVLYLRPHTEALPEARLDDLVDGIADTAARRLHTWHPGAARGLLVGTVVATVAAALLLVFRPGVTGSGSTRAACAAVAGVLLLAGAGSASRAVGDRLSATALGLMVAPCLALAGWVLPGGDITGPDAAQVVGARLLAAGAAGAGGAVIALAATAVGAPALLATAVVSVASAIAGALMGYTGLGVPAAVAIVATVVALAAGTVAPFAFKLAGMRMPSLPSSAGQLQEGIDPYSGDEVAERTELAGRWVTALFAATGVIAAAALAVLAEHPDLPEVLTALVLSLLLLLHCRGLVHIGQRLTLAVPAIWGLLLLARAWAVDSDGTGRLVVFAVLLAAAAALVTASWTVPGRRVLPYWGRAAEVAHTGFAVALLPLSLWVAGLFGWLRGLFG; encoded by the coding sequence ATGACCGACAGTGCGGTGGCCGAATCGTGCCGCCTGACCGTGCGTGCGCCGAGCGTCACCATTGATCTGGCCGTGCCTGCCGACGTCCCGGTCGCCGACCTGCTGCCCACGCTCCTGCGTTACGTCGGCGAGGAGGCCGAAGAGGCCGGGCTCGACCACGCGGGCTGGGTGCTCCAGCGGCTCGGTGACGCCCCGCTCGACGAGGAGAGCACCCTGGCCCGTGCCGGGCTGACCGACGGCGCCGTGCTCTACCTGCGCCCGCACACCGAGGCGCTGCCCGAGGCGCGGCTCGACGACCTGGTCGACGGGATAGCCGACACGGCCGCCCGACGGCTCCACACCTGGCACCCCGGCGCCGCCCGCGGGCTGTTGGTGGGCACCGTGGTCGCGACCGTGGCCGCGGCCCTCCTCCTCGTCTTCCGGCCCGGCGTGACCGGCTCCGGCTCCACCCGGGCCGCCTGCGCCGCCGTTGCCGGCGTCCTGCTGCTCGCCGGCGCGGGCTCCGCCAGCCGCGCGGTCGGCGACCGGCTGTCCGCGACCGCGCTCGGCCTGATGGTCGCCCCCTGCCTGGCCCTGGCCGGCTGGGTGCTTCCCGGCGGTGACATCACCGGACCGGACGCGGCACAGGTCGTGGGCGCGCGGCTGCTCGCGGCGGGCGCCGCCGGAGCGGGCGGCGCGGTCATCGCGCTCGCCGCGACGGCGGTCGGCGCTCCGGCGCTGCTGGCCACCGCGGTGGTCTCGGTCGCCTCGGCGATCGCCGGGGCCCTGATGGGATACACCGGCCTCGGCGTGCCCGCCGCTGTGGCGATCGTGGCCACGGTGGTGGCGCTCGCCGCCGGGACGGTCGCCCCCTTCGCCTTCAAACTGGCCGGGATGCGGATGCCCTCGCTGCCCTCGTCCGCCGGGCAGCTCCAGGAGGGCATCGACCCGTACTCGGGCGACGAGGTGGCCGAGCGCACCGAACTGGCCGGGCGCTGGGTCACCGCGCTCTTCGCGGCCACCGGGGTCATCGCCGCCGCCGCGCTGGCCGTACTCGCCGAGCACCCCGACCTGCCCGAGGTGCTGACCGCGCTGGTCCTGAGCCTCCTGCTGCTCCTGCACTGCCGGGGCCTGGTGCACATCGGCCAGCGGCTGACGCTGGCCGTCCCGGCGATCTGGGGACTGCTGCTGCTCGCCCGCGCCTGGGCGGTCGACAGCGACGGCACCGGGCGCCTGGTGGTCTTCGCGGTGCTGCTCGCCGCGGCCGCCGCACTCGTGACCGCCTCCTGGACGGTGCCCGGCCGCCGGGTGCTGCCTTACTGGGGCCGGGCGGCGGAAGTCGCGCACACCGGCTTCGCCGTCGCGCTGCTCCCGCTCAGCCTCTGGGTGGCGGGCCTTTTCGGCTGGCTGCGCGGCCTGTTCGGCTGA
- a CDS encoding YbaB/EbfC family nucleoid-associated protein gives MTEPLEKRLEKAMAELQEAQEAVARTERELRTASFAALSSDRAVRATAGPQGELTGIDFLEYKYRDMSPQELAASVLEAASAARLKMNRHVMKAMAPFSEPSSNVPELKGFELDWERIFGPEVLRGDDEDPARGGRAAPAWRDALGEEGGD, from the coding sequence GTGACGGAACCTCTGGAGAAGCGTCTGGAGAAGGCCATGGCCGAACTCCAGGAAGCCCAGGAGGCGGTGGCGCGCACCGAGCGGGAGCTGCGGACGGCGTCGTTCGCCGCGCTCTCCTCCGACCGTGCGGTCCGTGCCACCGCGGGTCCGCAGGGCGAGCTGACCGGGATCGACTTCCTGGAGTACAAGTACCGCGACATGTCCCCGCAGGAGCTGGCCGCCAGCGTCCTGGAAGCGGCGAGCGCCGCACGCCTGAAGATGAACAGGCACGTCATGAAGGCGATGGCGCCCTTCTCCGAGCCCAGCAGCAACGTGCCGGAGCTCAAGGGCTTCGAGCTGGACTGGGAGCGGATCTTCGGGCCGGAGGTGCTGCGCGGGGACGACGAGGATCCCGCACGCGGCGGCCGCGCCGCCCCGGCCTGGCGGGACGCACTCGGCGAAGAAGGAGGGGACTGA
- a CDS encoding type VII secretion system-associated protein, producing MAGEKADVKHFDLKQMEYFRDNEVQPVYTAAKKHREDGDGAHIRPLGHLIDGHTTPENLAQDKQLLRIGRMVTEPLVSGPKLIEGIRTAAEAVDKLLGDQMDLFKELKEALTETIEEANKTKNKNLDAIDAQTLLQTFDEVDTLTSGSSGEETT from the coding sequence ATGGCCGGTGAGAAGGCCGACGTCAAGCACTTCGACCTCAAGCAGATGGAGTACTTCCGGGACAACGAGGTGCAGCCGGTGTACACCGCCGCGAAGAAGCACCGGGAGGACGGCGACGGCGCCCACATCCGGCCGCTCGGTCACCTCATCGACGGTCACACCACCCCGGAGAACCTGGCCCAGGACAAGCAGCTCCTGCGCATCGGCCGGATGGTCACCGAACCCCTGGTCTCGGGGCCGAAGCTGATCGAGGGCATACGTACGGCGGCCGAGGCGGTCGACAAGCTGCTGGGCGACCAGATGGACCTCTTCAAGGAGCTGAAGGAAGCGCTCACCGAGACCATCGAGGAGGCCAACAAGACCAAGAACAAGAACCTCGACGCGATCGACGCGCAGACGCTGCTGCAGACCTTCGACGAGGTCGACACCCTCACCAGCGGGTCGTCGGGCGAAGAGACCACCTGA